Proteins encoded within one genomic window of Methanothrix harundinacea 6Ac:
- a CDS encoding putative sulfate/molybdate transporter: MKDPVWTSNRILREISGSMGNFGTVLPILLGAALVSEVDLGPALLFIGLWYIVMGIHYGIPMSVEPMKAIGAIAIAGELTSGEIAASGLILGVGLLALGSFRGFERLQGLIPEGVVRGVQLGLGLILIKTSAGMMVQDLIFAAAAVGIFLLFLLVRSWRGLPDVSILAVFGLGIGYGISTRGVPDIQLISIGVLPVPDPATFIWAGWHLVLPQIPLTLTNATVATALIAEDLFKKRIEPDRLCVTMGIMNIISAPFGGFPICHGAGGLAAHHRFGAVSGLSTVMGGLVLLVVALFFAGAEALAILPIGLFGALLLFVALEMGRCGLRTDAPLLTGSIALLALFTNVGLAFLFGIVLAAALRR; the protein is encoded by the coding sequence ATGAAAGATCCCGTATGGACTTCCAACCGGATCCTCCGGGAGATCTCCGGATCGATGGGAAACTTCGGGACGGTCCTTCCCATCCTCCTCGGGGCCGCCCTCGTATCGGAGGTAGACCTGGGGCCCGCCCTCCTCTTCATCGGCCTATGGTACATCGTCATGGGGATCCATTACGGGATTCCCATGTCGGTGGAGCCGATGAAGGCGATCGGGGCCATCGCCATCGCCGGGGAGCTGACCTCCGGGGAGATCGCGGCCTCGGGGCTGATCCTGGGGGTGGGGCTCCTCGCCCTGGGGTCCTTTCGGGGGTTTGAGCGGCTGCAGGGGCTGATCCCGGAGGGCGTCGTCCGCGGGGTCCAGCTGGGGCTCGGCCTCATCCTCATCAAGACCTCGGCGGGGATGATGGTCCAGGACCTCATATTTGCGGCCGCCGCCGTGGGGATCTTCCTTTTATTCCTCCTGGTCAGGAGCTGGAGAGGTCTCCCGGACGTATCCATCCTCGCCGTCTTCGGCCTGGGCATCGGTTACGGCATCTCCACCAGAGGCGTCCCCGATATCCAGCTCATCTCGATAGGGGTCCTCCCCGTCCCGGACCCGGCGACCTTCATCTGGGCCGGATGGCATCTGGTCCTCCCTCAGATCCCCCTCACCCTCACCAACGCCACGGTGGCGACCGCCCTCATCGCCGAGGACCTCTTCAAGAAGAGGATCGAGCCCGACAGGCTCTGCGTCACCATGGGTATCATGAACATCATCTCGGCGCCCTTCGGCGGGTTTCCGATCTGCCACGGGGCGGGGGGGCTCGCTGCCCACCACCGCTTCGGGGCGGTGAGCGGCCTTTCGACCGTCATGGGGGGGCTCGTCCTCCTCGTCGTCGCCCTCTTCTTCGCCGGCGCCGAGGCCCTGGCGATCCTCCCGATCGGCCTCTTCGGGGCTCTCCTCCTCTTCGTCGCCCTGGAGATGGGACGGTGCGGCCTCCGGACGGATGCGCCCCTCCTCACCGGCAGCATCGCCCTTCTGGCCTTATTCACCAACGTCGGCCTAGCCTTCCTCTTCGGGATCGTCCTCGCCGCGGCTCTGAGGCGCTAG
- a CDS encoding type 1 glutamine amidotransferase: MRIHTLQHVPFEGTGSIGDWAEERGHTVSWTRLFSGEGLPDPGEFDGLIVMGGPMNVYEEERYPWLAPEKVLIRRAIDEGKVVLGICLGAQLIADVLGGRVRKNEDREIGWHPVNLTSEGSKSDLFGLLPEEFFPLSWHGDTFDIPPGAVRMAESGGCANQAFQLGRAIGLQFHLEATAEGIRSLIRYCSDELAGGGRFVQAAEEILAGLETIPEINGLMDRFLDGVERLYGP, translated from the coding sequence ATGAGGATCCACACCCTTCAGCACGTCCCCTTCGAGGGGACGGGATCGATCGGAGACTGGGCGGAGGAGCGGGGCCATACCGTCTCCTGGACCCGCCTCTTCTCCGGCGAAGGCCTCCCGGACCCGGGGGAGTTCGACGGGCTCATCGTCATGGGCGGCCCCATGAACGTCTACGAGGAGGAGAGGTACCCCTGGCTCGCCCCGGAGAAGGTGCTGATCCGAAGGGCGATCGATGAGGGAAAGGTCGTCCTGGGGATATGCCTCGGGGCCCAGCTGATCGCCGACGTCCTCGGCGGCCGGGTCAGGAAGAACGAAGACCGGGAGATCGGCTGGCATCCCGTCAACCTCACCTCCGAGGGGTCCAAGTCCGACCTATTCGGCCTTCTCCCCGAGGAGTTCTTCCCCCTCTCCTGGCACGGCGACACCTTCGACATCCCCCCGGGGGCGGTCCGGATGGCGGAGAGCGGTGGCTGTGCAAATCAGGCCTTCCAGCTCGGCCGGGCCATCGGGCTGCAGTTCCACCTGGAAGCGACGGCGGAAGGGATCAGGAGCCTCATCAGATACTGCTCCGACGAGCTCGCCGGCGGCGGGAGGTTCGTCCAGGCCGCAGAGGAGATCCTCGCAGGCTTAGAAACCATACCGGAGATCAACGGGCTCATGGACCGATTTCTCGACGGGGTGGAGAGGCTATACGGCCCATGA
- a CDS encoding pYEATS domain-containing protein, producing the protein MIVRSAFKPTVLLLGLILFGSSPSLAQFGGWDSPGDLGPWEEEGSSSFGWTEPPPSETSETGEADFPSSILESPETLIEEGGSFEYRPASSPAPTVAPFSIAPGGGQNAFWIVSSDGSRYWQAVNIPVYHYARLLIIPSSSGSLMVEKRTPSGLVQTRYLGNVWAHNQYRTWFYADAPGIHQLRYRIGNGPYSDVLTFYVGAGVPVPPPAPDGRPNIQIVTQAVDPQTNRVYYSYNPQGLQIFRIKVLVTGPDLYRIRSVHYQLHPTFSPSEQTMTNPRDNFELELWTWGAFNMPITVTMTDGRAYRYDYRFTFGDQLRDAQRRGVPFVRVW; encoded by the coding sequence ATGATAGTCCGATCCGCCTTCAAGCCGACGGTCCTTCTTCTTGGACTGATCTTATTCGGATCTTCGCCCTCCCTAGCCCAGTTCGGAGGGTGGGATAGTCCGGGGGATCTGGGCCCCTGGGAAGAGGAGGGATCGTCATCCTTCGGCTGGACGGAGCCGCCACCTTCTGAGACCTCCGAGACGGGAGAGGCCGACTTCCCGAGCAGCATCCTGGAGAGCCCCGAGACCTTGATCGAGGAGGGAGGGTCTTTCGAGTACAGGCCGGCCTCATCCCCGGCTCCAACCGTCGCCCCCTTCTCCATCGCCCCCGGTGGAGGCCAGAACGCTTTCTGGATCGTCAGCAGCGACGGTTCCCGCTACTGGCAGGCCGTAAACATCCCCGTCTACCACTATGCAAGGCTCCTTATCATCCCCTCATCCTCGGGGTCGCTGATGGTGGAGAAGAGGACTCCCTCAGGCCTCGTTCAGACCCGCTACCTGGGGAACGTCTGGGCGCATAATCAATATAGGACATGGTTCTACGCCGACGCCCCGGGGATCCACCAGCTGAGGTACAGGATAGGAAACGGCCCCTACAGCGACGTATTGACCTTCTACGTCGGAGCCGGCGTCCCCGTTCCGCCACCCGCCCCCGACGGGAGGCCCAACATCCAGATCGTGACCCAGGCGGTGGACCCGCAGACTAACCGGGTCTACTACTCCTACAACCCACAGGGGCTCCAGATCTTCAGGATCAAGGTCCTGGTGACCGGCCCCGACCTCTACAGGATCAGGTCCGTCCACTACCAGCTCCACCCGACCTTCAGCCCGTCGGAGCAGACCATGACAAACCCGCGAGACAACTTCGAGCTGGAGCTATGGACCTGGGGGGCGTTCAACATGCCAATCACCGTGACGATGACGGACGGAAGGGCATACAGGTACGACTACCGCTTCACCTTCGGAGACCAGCTGAGGGATGCCCAGAGGAGAGGGGTGCCCTTCGTGAGGGTCTGGTAA
- a CDS encoding LamG domain-containing protein, translating into MKRRPFLCAAVMAVFFIAVASLGAGQPPTLSASPSAVNPADEITVVYSGAPGFDTDWIAIYRIDEANERYGEWSYLRGEKSGTLTFTAPQELGDYEFRMFENWAGSGSYEEIARSNPVSVVLREPSPAANGEIEENVVARYHFDGDADDATGRHPGELFGDASFVAEEGSAPALKLDGSGDYVRVGNVHQDPTRDLSQGSIEMWVKLESAPTNFVLAASGREYGGSFDDGFYLGTHSSYSKNLVFMIWAGGWKVADSGIPPEDLIGEWRHVMGTWGPRGLEIWVDGILRGTKPHTGGLPNPNYATVLIGTDSWRWDTHGLIGGVAIYDVQKFFSDESIDGSEEMGHVGGRPKCADFDCRDGAPCQSFDPLPEDVVDYADLGATSPERKTAGPLLDPGTYMIWSGKRVSGYIGVSDDWKAYGPFTLKGGTSYLFDVYEGTLKAVAPEELSSMLDQVGPSQARLWYQRSAADPYVLCVEMADAP; encoded by the coding sequence ATGAAACGGAGACCTTTTCTATGCGCTGCCGTCATGGCCGTATTCTTCATCGCCGTCGCCAGCCTCGGTGCCGGCCAGCCGCCAACCCTTTCTGCTTCGCCGTCTGCAGTAAACCCCGCAGATGAGATAACCGTCGTCTACTCTGGCGCACCAGGGTTCGATACCGATTGGATCGCCATCTACAGGATAGACGAAGCGAATGAAAGGTACGGGGAGTGGAGCTACCTCCGAGGCGAAAAGAGCGGGACTTTGACCTTCACCGCCCCCCAGGAGTTGGGGGATTACGAGTTCAGGATGTTTGAGAACTGGGCCGGAAGCGGCAGTTATGAAGAGATCGCCCGGAGCAACCCCGTCTCGGTGGTGCTGAGGGAGCCTTCCCCCGCCGCAAACGGAGAGATCGAAGAAAACGTCGTCGCCCGCTACCACTTCGATGGGGATGCCGACGATGCCACCGGACGGCATCCCGGAGAATTATTTGGTGACGCATCCTTCGTCGCAGAAGAGGGATCCGCTCCGGCCCTGAAGCTCGACGGGAGCGGAGATTATGTGAGGGTCGGGAACGTCCATCAGGACCCGACTAGAGATCTCAGTCAGGGGTCTATAGAGATGTGGGTAAAGCTCGAGTCCGCCCCCACCAACTTCGTCCTGGCGGCGTCCGGGAGGGAGTACGGCGGAAGCTTCGACGACGGGTTCTACCTGGGTACCCACAGCAGCTACTCCAAAAACCTGGTCTTCATGATATGGGCTGGCGGATGGAAGGTGGCAGATAGCGGCATACCTCCAGAAGATCTCATCGGAGAATGGCGGCATGTCATGGGGACCTGGGGGCCCCGGGGGCTGGAGATCTGGGTCGATGGGATTCTTAGGGGGACGAAACCCCATACCGGCGGGCTTCCAAACCCTAATTACGCGACGGTCCTCATCGGAACAGACTCGTGGAGATGGGACACCCATGGGCTGATAGGAGGGGTCGCGATATACGATGTTCAGAAATTTTTCTCTGATGAGAGCATCGACGGGTCGGAAGAGATGGGTCACGTCGGAGGAAGGCCGAAGTGTGCAGACTTCGATTGCAGGGATGGGGCGCCATGCCAGAGCTTCGACCCCCTGCCCGAGGATGTGGTCGATTATGCCGACCTCGGGGCCACCTCCCCGGAGAGGAAGACCGCAGGACCCCTCTTAGACCCCGGGACATACATGATCTGGAGCGGAAAGAGGGTCTCCGGATACATCGGGGTATCCGACGACTGGAAGGCCTATGGACCGTTCACCCTGAAGGGAGGGACGAGCTACCTCTTCGACGTCTACGAAGGAACGTTGAAGGCGGTGGCGCCGGAGGAGCTGAGTTCCATGCTGGACCAGGTGGGTCCAAGTCAGGCGAGGCTCTGGTACCAGCGATCTGCGGCGGATCCCTATGTCCTCTGTGTCGAGATGGCCGATGCCCCTTGA
- a CDS encoding HEAT repeat domain-containing protein: protein MEGGKIGKLILALLFLAASTPAGATVVDDLILDLKYGQADVRAGAARALGEAGGAGAVDPLISALEDEASEVRCEAAAALGEVRDARAVGPLIAALKDPDPGVRREAARALGEIGDPQAIEPLAHLALKDPDGGVRGKAVEALAEAGDPAAVTPLIGAIKDENSSVRMRAARALGEIGDPQAIEPLAYLALKDPDGGVRGEAVEALAEAGGPAAVTPLIAALRDADPGVSEKASEALVIIGDPRAVAPLIEARRYDEAISIDPASPLAWGGKGLSLYDGGRLSEAVVAYDTALSLDPQDPYVWNNKGVALRDLGRLSEAVEAYDVAISLDPQYSHAWYNKGIALDEMGEDEKAIEAYDMAISLDPEDANAWNNKGVALFGQGQLSEAIKAYDVAIVLDPGYAQAWNNKGVALYDQGRLSEAVEAYDMALSLDPAYHHAWMNKGLALRSLGRYEEAVLIYDEVIRQRPEDGDAWVGRGAALQALGRGEEAEAAFSRGRELGG from the coding sequence ATGGAGGGGGGTAAAATAGGAAAGCTCATTTTGGCGCTGCTCTTCCTGGCGGCGTCAACCCCTGCCGGGGCCACCGTGGTGGACGACCTCATCCTGGACCTGAAGTACGGCCAGGCCGACGTCCGGGCGGGGGCGGCCCGCGCCCTCGGAGAGGCCGGGGGAGCAGGGGCCGTGGACCCGCTGATATCGGCCCTGGAGGATGAGGCCTCCGAGGTGAGGTGCGAGGCGGCGGCGGCCCTGGGAGAGGTCAGGGACGCCCGGGCCGTCGGACCCCTCATCGCCGCCCTGAAGGACCCCGATCCGGGGGTCAGAAGAGAGGCGGCCCGCGCCCTGGGAGAGATCGGCGACCCCCAGGCCATAGAGCCCCTCGCCCACCTCGCCCTCAAAGATCCGGACGGCGGGGTGAGAGGGAAGGCGGTCGAGGCCCTCGCCGAGGCCGGGGATCCCGCCGCGGTAACCCCCCTCATCGGAGCCATCAAAGACGAAAACTCCTCGGTCCGGATGCGGGCTGCCCGGGCCCTGGGGGAGATCGGCGACCCCCAGGCCATAGAGCCCCTCGCCTACCTCGCCCTCAAAGATCCGGACGGCGGGGTGAGAGGGGAGGCGGTCGAGGCCCTCGCCGAGGCCGGGGGTCCCGCCGCTGTAACCCCCCTCATCGCCGCCCTGAGGGACGCCGATCCGGGGGTATCCGAGAAGGCCTCCGAGGCCCTCGTCATCATCGGCGATCCGAGGGCTGTGGCGCCCCTCATCGAGGCCCGCCGGTACGACGAGGCGATAAGCATCGACCCCGCCTCCCCCCTCGCCTGGGGGGGGAAGGGGCTATCTCTATACGATGGGGGGAGGCTCTCGGAGGCGGTCGTGGCCTATGATACGGCTTTGAGCCTCGACCCCCAGGACCCCTACGTCTGGAACAACAAGGGGGTCGCCCTCCGGGACCTGGGGAGGCTCTCGGAGGCGGTCGAGGCCTATGATGTGGCCATCAGCCTAGACCCCCAGTACTCCCACGCCTGGTACAACAAGGGGATAGCCCTCGACGAGATGGGAGAAGACGAGAAGGCGATCGAGGCTTATGATATGGCCATCAGCCTAGACCCCGAGGACGCCAACGCCTGGAACAACAAGGGGGTCGCCCTCTTCGGCCAGGGGCAGCTCTCGGAGGCGATCAAGGCTTACGACGTGGCCATCGTCCTCGACCCCGGATACGCCCAGGCCTGGAACAACAAGGGGGTCGCCCTCTACGACCAGGGGCGGCTCTCGGAGGCGGTCGAGGCGTACGATATGGCGTTGAGCCTCGACCCCGCCTACCACCACGCCTGGATGAACAAGGGGCTCGCCCTCAGGAGCCTGGGGCGGTACGAGGAGGCGGTCCTGATCTACGATGAGGTGATCCGGCAGAGGCCCGAGGACGGCGACGCCTGGGTGGGGAGGGGCGCAGCCCTCCAGGCCCTGGGGAGGGGGGAAGAGGCGGAGGCCGCCTTCTCCAGGGGCCGGGAGCTGGGAGGCTAG
- a CDS encoding NosD domain-containing protein gives MSRLIAAFIFILISSPPSLAATITVGEDGCDFYRIGPAVEAANVGDVVEVHSGEYLVNLNITTPFITLRGNDTGGGMPVLRAGSSTAEIESESAGLTEMVQMSGGTAVAIRADFVTVENFVITGATWPRPYDTGEHNDVIGHAGIKVYSDFNKIVNNTFEGNDLTAIGLINASNNQILGNTIKDVSFGYGITMYNSPENTIEGNSLIHNNWGISLQRSDSNTFRENEIRESVNDGIWAVNANFTFITGNIISRNGFESEFEGNGKGIHLVGSTGLIANNVISFNRDHGIYIQSIFWEYCSEPPCGAEESSENLVIGNRIEGNGRDGIRLEKTWKNNIIDNNITSNHGNGISFLQSHNNTADLNNVTRSDHGIFLDRSNYTKVNNNTISEGEKTGILFWSTIGASAYNNTIFDSPVGVSVEESSSGLAITENRIKNATEGMNISGGSRENQVTGNNVSSSDVGVILVGATRNLITGNLIFDSILGIVADFASRGNSIYGNDLSGNGEAARDEGDNLWDDGSRGNLWGPDVCDDADGDGVCEGPRIIPGGKNTDRFPLARRAGS, from the coding sequence ATGAGCCGTCTTATAGCTGCGTTCATCTTCATCCTGATATCATCACCGCCGTCCCTGGCGGCGACGATCACCGTCGGGGAGGATGGCTGCGACTTTTATAGAATCGGTCCGGCCGTCGAGGCGGCGAACGTCGGCGACGTCGTCGAGGTTCACAGCGGCGAGTACCTGGTGAATCTGAACATAACCACCCCCTTTATCACCCTCCGGGGAAACGACACCGGCGGCGGTATGCCCGTCCTCCGGGCGGGAAGCTCCACCGCTGAGATCGAGAGCGAATCCGCGGGATTGACCGAGATGGTGCAGATGAGTGGTGGGACCGCCGTAGCCATAAGGGCCGATTTCGTCACCGTCGAGAACTTCGTCATCACCGGCGCCACCTGGCCGAGACCTTACGACACCGGCGAGCATAACGACGTCATCGGCCACGCCGGGATAAAGGTCTACTCCGACTTCAACAAGATCGTCAACAACACCTTCGAAGGAAACGACCTGACCGCCATAGGCCTGATCAACGCCAGCAACAACCAGATCCTCGGAAATACGATCAAGGACGTCTCCTTCGGCTACGGCATAACTATGTACAACTCTCCTGAGAACACCATCGAGGGGAACTCCCTCATCCACAACAACTGGGGGATCTCCCTTCAGAGGAGCGACTCGAACACCTTCAGGGAGAACGAGATCCGGGAGAGCGTCAACGACGGGATCTGGGCCGTAAACGCCAACTTCACCTTCATCACCGGGAACATCATATCGAGAAACGGCTTCGAGAGCGAGTTTGAGGGGAACGGCAAGGGAATCCATCTGGTGGGGTCGACGGGGCTCATCGCCAACAACGTCATCTCCTTCAACCGGGACCATGGGATATACATCCAGAGCATCTTCTGGGAGTATTGCAGCGAGCCGCCCTGCGGCGCCGAGGAGTCCAGCGAGAACCTGGTCATCGGAAACAGGATCGAAGGGAACGGAAGAGACGGGATCCGGCTGGAGAAGACCTGGAAGAACAACATCATAGACAACAACATCACCTCCAACCACGGAAACGGGATCAGCTTCCTCCAGAGCCACAACAACACCGCGGATCTGAACAACGTCACCAGAAGCGACCACGGTATCTTCCTCGACCGGTCTAACTATACGAAGGTCAATAACAATACCATCTCGGAGGGGGAGAAGACCGGGATCTTGTTCTGGTCGACCATCGGAGCCTCGGCCTACAACAACACCATCTTCGATAGCCCCGTCGGCGTATCCGTCGAGGAGTCCTCTTCAGGCCTCGCCATCACGGAGAACAGGATTAAAAACGCCACCGAGGGGATGAACATCTCCGGCGGGTCGAGGGAGAACCAGGTCACCGGAAACAACGTATCTTCCTCGGATGTGGGCGTGATCCTCGTCGGAGCAACCCGGAACCTCATAACCGGAAACCTGATCTTCGATAGCATCCTCGGGATCGTCGCCGACTTCGCCTCAAGAGGAAACTCGATCTATGGAAACGACCTCTCCGGAAACGGCGAGGCGGCGAGGGACGAGGGGGATAACCTCTGGGACGACGGGTCGAGGGGGAACCTCTGGGGGCCTGACGTTTGCGATGACGCCGATGGCGATGGCGTCTGCGAAGGACCCAGGATCATCCCAGGTGGTAAGAACACGGACAGGTTCCCGCTGGCGAGGAGGGCGGGGTCGTGA
- a CDS encoding DUF6125 family protein encodes MTDLTDGERAEYFRRSYTAVDGLWFMKVEEMRGFEEALEADRRVWSVLPKIQARTLRTMLKADEGIEGLARCISAKHSAEGFDFEAEMDEDGRLLRLIISKCPWHELLVRSGREPLSERVGTTICNAEYAAWAAEFEGGDLKISFSLKSQICKGDQVCTFCFEESEAPRDP; translated from the coding sequence ATGACGGATCTCACCGACGGAGAGCGGGCGGAGTACTTCCGGAGGAGCTACACCGCCGTCGATGGCCTCTGGTTCATGAAGGTAGAGGAGATGAGGGGCTTTGAGGAGGCGCTGGAGGCGGACCGCCGGGTCTGGTCCGTCCTCCCCAAGATCCAGGCCCGGACCTTGAGGACGATGCTGAAGGCCGACGAGGGGATAGAGGGGCTTGCTAGGTGCATCTCCGCGAAGCACTCGGCCGAGGGGTTCGATTTTGAGGCCGAGATGGACGAAGACGGCCGCCTCCTGAGGCTGATCATATCAAAGTGCCCATGGCACGAGCTTCTCGTGAGATCCGGTCGAGAGCCCCTATCCGAGAGGGTGGGGACGACGATCTGCAACGCCGAGTACGCCGCCTGGGCAGCGGAGTTCGAGGGCGGCGACCTGAAGATATCCTTCAGCCTGAAATCGCAGATATGCAAAGGTGACCAGGTCTGCACCTTCTGTTTTGAGGAGTCGGAAGCTCCGAGGGATCCCTGA
- the arcS gene encoding archaeosine synthase subunit alpha, with translation MTRHFEVKDRDGPARMGRLRLAAPVETPAILSRDLIQSVGPIWAFPSIEEAVSAGSASSEEGGRIFIGPHAPFSLHTEPTLAVPPIPRGGPSGVVVHPLTMDRPPAADVYVLGAAGSLRNPRELVASIVKIREMTPPDSALYAPALATPANLALLVYLGVDLVDGARIVVDGLLGRYHLRDGVWPVEALKELPCRCPFCRALEEEQDPKLVAEHNQLKLEEELSIVKTMIRSGTLREYAERQVRVAPEETAALRLLDQEHRYLERRTPTARRSVMYANCAESLQRVEVTRFAERVLERYRAPESDVLLLLPCSARKPYSTSRSHRLFASALGEARRRLHELILTSPLALVPRELEEVYPAASYDVPVTGRWDLLERKWLTRCLERYLERNRYRRIVAHIEGELEEAVVDSGIDAVFTGGGTDGEALGRLSEAVAEATCDARPLEGFFIQKFRALADYSFGLGAGRDLLAGGVRVRGRELSSADRKPLASFTPHGTIALSPEGARRLLSRGGYVVEIGDFVPRGDVLAPGVARADDQIRPGDEVIVTGEAAFGVGRAKMSGWEMVEATRGIAVELRHVERV, from the coding sequence ATGACCCGCCACTTCGAGGTGAAGGACCGCGACGGCCCCGCGAGGATGGGAAGGCTCCGCCTCGCGGCGCCGGTCGAGACCCCGGCGATCCTCTCGAGGGACCTGATCCAGTCGGTGGGACCGATCTGGGCCTTCCCGTCGATCGAGGAGGCGGTCTCGGCCGGGTCGGCGTCCTCCGAAGAGGGGGGCAGGATATTCATCGGACCCCATGCCCCCTTCTCCCTCCACACCGAGCCGACCCTGGCCGTCCCTCCGATCCCGAGGGGCGGACCTTCAGGAGTCGTCGTCCACCCCCTGACGATGGACCGGCCCCCGGCAGCCGACGTCTACGTCCTCGGGGCGGCGGGGTCCCTCCGAAACCCGAGGGAGCTTGTGGCCTCCATCGTCAAGATCAGGGAGATGACCCCCCCCGACTCGGCCCTCTACGCCCCGGCCCTCGCGACCCCCGCCAACCTCGCCCTTCTCGTCTACCTGGGGGTCGACCTCGTGGACGGCGCGAGGATCGTCGTCGACGGCCTCCTGGGGAGGTACCACCTCCGGGACGGGGTCTGGCCCGTCGAGGCTCTGAAGGAGCTCCCCTGCCGCTGCCCCTTCTGCAGGGCCCTGGAGGAGGAACAGGATCCGAAGCTGGTGGCAGAACACAACCAGCTGAAGCTCGAGGAGGAGCTCTCCATCGTGAAGACGATGATCCGGTCGGGGACGCTCCGCGAGTACGCCGAAAGACAGGTGAGGGTCGCCCCCGAGGAGACGGCGGCCCTGAGGCTCCTCGACCAGGAGCACCGGTATCTGGAGCGGAGGACCCCCACCGCCAGGAGGAGCGTCATGTACGCGAACTGTGCCGAGTCCCTCCAGCGGGTGGAGGTGACCCGGTTCGCCGAGCGGGTCCTGGAGAGGTACAGGGCCCCGGAGAGCGACGTCCTCCTCCTCCTCCCCTGCTCGGCTCGGAAGCCCTACTCGACATCCCGGTCCCACCGGCTCTTCGCCTCCGCCCTCGGCGAGGCGAGGCGGAGGCTCCACGAGCTGATCCTCACCTCGCCCCTGGCCCTGGTCCCCCGGGAGCTGGAGGAGGTCTACCCCGCCGCGAGCTACGACGTCCCCGTCACCGGGAGGTGGGACCTTTTGGAGCGGAAGTGGCTGACGAGGTGCCTGGAGAGATACCTCGAGAGGAACCGGTACAGGAGGATCGTCGCCCACATCGAAGGGGAGCTGGAGGAGGCGGTCGTCGATAGCGGGATCGACGCCGTCTTTACCGGAGGGGGGACCGACGGCGAGGCTCTGGGGAGGCTCTCGGAGGCGGTCGCCGAGGCTACCTGCGACGCGAGACCCCTGGAGGGGTTTTTTATCCAGAAGTTCCGGGCCCTCGCCGACTACTCCTTCGGCCTCGGAGCCGGCCGCGACCTCCTCGCCGGAGGCGTGCGGGTTAGGGGGAGGGAGCTCTCCTCCGCTGACAGAAAGCCCCTCGCCTCCTTCACCCCTCACGGCACCATCGCCCTCTCCCCTGAGGGGGCAAGGAGGCTTCTCTCCCGGGGCGGGTACGTCGTTGAGATCGGCGACTTCGTCCCCCGGGGGGACGTCCTCGCCCCCGGGGTCGCCAGAGCCGACGACCAGATCCGGCCCGGGGACGAGGTGATAGTGACCGGGGAGGCGGCCTTCGGGGTCGGGAGGGCGAAGATGAGCGGCTGGGAGATGGTCGAGGCCACCCGGGGGATCGCCGTCGAGCTCCGCCACGTCGAGAGGGTATGA